A segment of the Anaerolineae bacterium genome:
GCCCGAATCCTGGCAGATGTCCTACCGAGAGCTAAAATTCCAGGTCTTTACCGGCGCATCCCGGCATGTGGGGGTATTTGTGGAGCAGTCGCCTCAATGGGATTGGGTTTGTGAAACCATTCAGTCTGCTGGTCAACCGTTACAGGTATTGAACCTGTTTGCTTATAGCGGTCTGGCTACCCTGACAGCGGCTGTTGCTGGAGCAAAAGTAACCCATGTTGATGCCTCTAAAAAGATCGTTCAGATTGCCCGTGAGAATCAAGTTCTGAGTGGGTTAGCCGACAGACCCATTCGTTGGATTGTGGACGATGCGATAAAGTTTCTGAAACGCGAAATTCGGCGCGGCGTTCGCTATGACGGAATCATTCTCGACCCACCCAAGTTTGGTCGTGGGCCAAAAGGCGAGGTATGGGAGTTTTTTGATTTGCTTCCCAACCTCTTAGAATTATGTCGGCAAGCCTTGAGCCCCCAACCTCGTTTCTTTGTGCTCACAGCTTATGCTGTACAGGCTTCAGCTCTCAGCCTCTACTATGCAGTGCAGGACCATCTATCGTTTCGTAAGGGTGAGTTAAGCTGCGGCGAATTGACTCTGATGGAGAAATCCGCCGCACGACTTTTACCCATGGCAATCTTTGTCCGCTGGCGAAGGTAGATAACAATCCTAGCCGAAGCGTTGTTCTTTCCATACATCAGCTTCGTTGTGGTAGCCAGCTTGCTCCCAGAAGCCCAACCGGTCGTAGGCAGTGAATTCCAGGCCTCGCAACCACTTTGCCCCTTTCCAAAAATAAGGGACTTTGAGATCATCACGACCGACAATATACCCGATAACCCCACGCACTGGATAGCCATGGTCGGGGGTGAGGGGTTCACCATTGTAATGAGTCGCAAGCAAAAAATTATCTTGTAAGACGACCTCAAGCGGAAGATTGGCGGTAAAGCCATATTCGGCGTGTTGAATGACGAAACGGGCGGAAGGTTTGAGCCGGATCAAGCCTTGCTCCACGAGGGTACGCACCGATACGCCTTCCCAGCGGGTATCAAACTTGCTCCAACGAGTGACACAATGGATGTCCATAACGACTTGCGTCCGGGGCAATTGGTTAAATTCTTCCCATGTCCAGGTTACCGGTTGCTCGACTTCACCCCACACACGAAAGTCCCAGGTTGCCGGGTTGAAGGTGGGAACAGGTCCGTAATGTAAGACCGGAAACTTTTGGGTCAGAGATTGACCCGGGGGCAGTCGGCCCTGACTGGCGTAATTTTCTTCTTCGGCGCGGCGGCGAAAGATGCTGTCAAACATGGTGAACACCTCCAATTGCCCGAATTATATCAGATGTTTTTTATCCTCTTATTCCAATTGCAAGGATTGACCCGGAGAAAGCACATGGACTTGAGTGGAGGTTTCTGATTCAACCCGCTTCTTCCAATCCTGCACGTCCTGAGCGATCAGATCCCAGGTGTTGTAGTGAATCGGAATGACCTGTTTGGGTTGGATGAGTTTGACAGCCCGCAAAGCATCAGCTGGCCCCATCGTAAAATTATCACCAATCGGAAGCACAGCCAGATCAATGCCTTCTTCGCCGATCAGGCGCATGTCACCGAACAGGCCAGTATCACAGGCGAGATAGAGTTTCTTTCCTTCTAAGGTAGTGAGCAGGAAGCCGGCCGGGTTGCCCCCGTACGAACCATCCGGTAAAGCCGAGCCATGCAACGCCTGGGTCAGTTTGAGGTAGCCGAATGGATGGTTAAAGCCACCACCGATGTGTTGTGGATGGGTGCGCACGCCTTGATTGCCCAACCAGTTGGCGATCTCAAAATTGCTGATCACCAAAGCATTGTTTCTTTTGGCGATCGATACCGTATCACCGACGTGATCCCCGTGTCCGTGGCTGACAAGAATAAAATCGGCCTTTAACTCCGCTTCTTTGACCGGAGCGACCGGATTACCGCTAATGAAAGGATCAACCAGGATGTGATAAGTTCCGCTTTTGATTGCCAGGCTGGCATGTCCAAGCCAGGTAATGGTTGTCATCTTTTTCCTCCTATATGAAAATTTGGATTTCTTTTATTACCGAGGTCTTTTTGTTATGCTCTGCAAGACTTTAATTTTCTAGCTCTATTTTATCCGAAAATACCTCATTGAAATAAGAAACAACAACGGATACTCAATCTCATCTTTATTTAGGTCTTTGCCCTAAAGTAGCCGCAAGCTGGACTCAACTCTGACCTTTGCGGGCTTTCTATAGGGATTTCTTGAAATTCTGTCTACCCTCCGATAGATATGCTAATATGTAATCTTTCATATTTCAGCGCTTGTCAGTATAATGCTTGCAGATTGAATAAAACCGTTGATCTGAGGCAGGCGTATGGATTTTCATGATCTCATTCAACCAGGCCTTTCGCGTTTGGACACCTATCTGGTCGAAGAGGAGCATACCGCAAAACATGTGGGCAGTGGTTCTTCGCGAGTTCTGGCTACACCATGGATGATTCTCTTTATGGAACGCACCTGTCATCGTTGTCTGGCAGAACGATTGCCGAGCGGCTACTCCAGTGTTGGGACGGCTGTGGATATCCGCCATCTTGCGCCAGCCAGGGTGGGTAGTACGGTTGAGGTGCGCGGCGAGGTATTGAGCGTGGATGGCTCGCGGGTGTTCTTCTCGGTTGAAGTACGCCAGGGGGAAACCATCATTGGCAATGGTAAACATGAACGATTTATCATTGATGAACAGAGATTTCTCAAACGCCTCGGCGAGGCAAAATGACATGCGGGTTCTGCTGGATGGCTGGCAGTTAATTTATGACCCACTCTCTGCCGCAGCTTTTCATCTCCTGGAAATCCTTGAAGCCTTGCAGCAGGATATTGAGCTGATCCTGGCGCTTCCTGCTGAGAAACCCGACTGGCTCGCGCCAGAGGTTTCTGTTTTTGTGCTGCCGCGCTCGTCCTCTGCCTTCGATCATTTTCGCTGGGTGCAGGTGGATTTGCCAGAGATTGCGCGGAGAATTCGGGCGGATGCAATTCACTCGCTTCACGGCTCGGCGCCCCTGTTTTTTCCTCAGACTTTGTTCTACAGCCCTACCGAGCTTGTGGAGCAGCACAGAAAGAGACGGCTGACTTTGTGGGAACGAATCGATGAAGCTTTTGGTTGGGGCGGGGTGAGTCGAGCGATATCCCTTGATCGAAAAGCCGTTTTTGATACCAAGCAGTCAACCGAAGCGGATTGGCAAAGGCGAAGCGAGCAGGTAGGAGGTCCTGTTTCCTGGATCATGAGTCAAACCCACCCTGTGCCAGACATCCCCTATTTTCTTTATCGAAGCCTGGGAGATTGGAGGCATTTACAACTGTTGTTGGAGGTATGGACGAAGACAACTGCCCATTTAGGGGATCAGGCGACCCTGGTTATCGTCTGCTCCAATCGCCGGGAACAGGAACAAATCGAGACCCACAGCACGGCAGAGTTTTTACAAACCCTTCATCTTTTTGCAGATGTTACACCTGCTCGATTGTTGTCCTTGCTGAAAAGTGCGCTGGCTCTGGTTCAACTCGAGGGCGAACCACTCTGGGGCGGCTTAGCCCGGAGAGCACTGGCTTATGGCGTTCCTGTGGTTGGTTTTGAGCTTCCTTCGTTGGGCGAGGCGGTAGGCCCCGCCGGCTATCTCGTCCCGCCAAATGACCTGCGGGCACTTTCGGCTGCAATGATGACTCTGGTTGTGGAGGAAGAGGTTTTATCCAGTTTGCAGACGCAAGCCCGCTTACAGGCAAGAGGGTGGGAGAGGGCAAGTTTCCGCCGAGGGATGTTGCGCCTGTATCACCAGACGGTTGTCAAATCGAAGGTTTGAGCTTCCAGGTATCTCCTGTGCTGAAACCTGGTCGCGGCTGAGCCTGGCAGAGAAAAATTTATTTTCCCCTCAAGATGCGCGTCCCGAACAACCCGAGCAGAATGCCTGCCAATAAGAAGACTACCCCCACAATCCCCAACAAAGGCGAAGAAGACGATCTGCCTGGTGTCGGTTCTTCGGCCAGGGATTGAGAATTCTTTTGCGCCCCAAAGTCGAGATAGGTCTCATCGCCGGCGCTAAGTTTGATGTTGATGGTGTTGATGGTAGTCGGATTATAACCATCTGGAATGGCAACCGAGATGGTGTACTCTCCCTCTGGCAAATCATTGAAGCAAACTGGATCGCTGCCGCTGCGCGACTCGGCTGTAAAACTCGCTTTTCCAGACCGCTCTGCAAGGCTGATAGCCCCGGAGGGGATGGCGTTCTCGCTCTCCTGGCGCAAGGCGTCTCCATTTAGGTCTTCATATAATAAGACACAGATGATACCTGTCCCCGGTAGAGGGGTTGGTGTAGGAAGTTCTGGGGTAGGAGTGGGGCTGGGTCCGGGTGTTGGCGTTTGGATGACCGGTCCGCCGAGTCCTAACAGGAGTTCTTGCCCGACAATGATGTTATCACCCGTCAGTTTATTGAGACCGCGTAACTCTTCTATAGGTACTCCCGAGATCAAGGAGATGCGAATCAGCGTGTCACCGGGTTGAACGATGTAAATAATCCTGCCGTCAGGTCCCGGCGTAGGAGTCGGAAACGGTGTGAGCTGAGCAGGAAAGGCAGCGCGGGTGGTCATAGACGGAATTAACCAGCCGCTGATGAGAAGAAGCGCGATCAAAAGCCAAACCTTTTTCATAGGGGGGATTATATCATTAGAGTGATTTCCGCCGCGTCAGCGTCCACAGGGCAATCAGGGCAAGCAGGTTGAACAAAATCGCTACTCCCAGGTTGGTGAAGATTCCCACCCGATAGAGCGGAGCTGCAAAGAGAGCTCCCAGAGCGCGCCCCAGCGAGTGGCTTGCTCCGGTGGAAGAGAGCATCGTTGCCCGTTTTTCGGGCAGAATTTCACTCATCAAAGGAATGCTGCTCACCAAAGTAAACTCAAAGGTGATATAGAAAAAGAACAACCCAAGCACGGCTGCAACCGTGGAGCCATGCCCTTGGGTTAAGCCAATCGCAGCGAAAATGTTCAGCAGAATGCCAAGGCTGACGGTTTGAGGCTTCCCCAGTTTATCCACAAAACCAGCTACCAGGAATTCACCGATCAATTCTGAGATGCCGATTACGGCTGTGGTTGCACCCAGCGCAGCAATTTTCAGTTGAAATGCGTCCTCTAACCATACCCCAAAGACCAGATTGATGACCTCATTGGCTGCGCTGATCGAGAGCCCAATGGCGAGCCCGTGCAGCGCCAGGCTGGAAGAAAGTACCGCCAGAAAATTGTGCTTTTCACCCGGAATCTTGCCAGGGATGGAAGCCTCGCCTGGCACGTATAAGAATAGCCCAATTGAGATTAACAACCCCAGGACAGTAAATGCCCCAAAGGGTGCCTGCCATCCCACCCGGGCGATCAATAAACCGACAACAGGAACGCCGATCAGGAAGGATAACGACCATCCCAATTCCATCAGGGCCATTACCCGCCCCCGCGAGGCATAAGCGACTTTATCCCCAATATGCGCAAGCAAGGACGGGTCGAAGATATATTTCCCCAGCATGGTCAATAAAAGCGCCAGGGAAAAAGCTGTAAAGCTCGGTCTGATCAGCACAACCGATGTCCCAACTGTGCATAAAGCCATGCCCAAAATCATGCCCGTTTTTCGCCCGCGGCTGTCACCGATGCTGGCAAATAGCGGCGCTAAGGCTCCTAAAACGGCGCGGGTTGTCAGGATTAAGGACATTTGCTCAAGGGAAACCCCCAGGGCTGTCCGAAAAATCCCCAGAAAAGGGTAAACCATGCGGTACAGCGTATTTAGCAAAATCCGACACAGGGTGAAAAAGGCTAAACGCCTCACCGAAATTGGAAAGGAACGACTTTTCATCGGTTAAGTCAAGTCGCGGAGGATGGGATGGACGGCGATTGTCGCAGGGGACGGTTGATCAAATCCGCCAGGCTCCAGCAGGCAGCCGTAAGCAAGATCACCAGGGCGAGAAAAATAACTCTCAATATCCCGGCCTGACTGTTCAGCATGGGCATTTCGGGGTGTAAGACATATTCAGCATTGCGCAGTGCAAGCAGCAGCGCAGCACTGAAGAGAAAATTGACCAAACCGGTCAGGCGGGGGGTTGCCAGGATCGTGGTGGCGAGTTGAAAGACCAGACCGATAATCGCAAAGTTTAAAGGGATGCGAAAGCGGGGTTCATATAGGAACAATCCATTCCAGCTTGCCTGCATAACCCACAAGGACATCGGCAGGAAAAGCACCCAAAAGATCAAAGCGCTGCGTTGTAATGCAATTGACCAGTCCAGAAAGTTCGCTTTGCGGCTGATGAAACCATAAAAACCGCAGACGCCGCTATAGGCAAAGCTTATGAGGGCTGCCCATACCCAGCCACCGTGAAAATAAACCAGCCGGGCCTGGTTGCCGAGCGTTTTTTCAGGGGGAGCCAGGATAGCGATGAGGATGGCAAGCAGGATCAGAAAGGCGGTGCGAAAAATGAGGTGAGCAGGCTTCATCGACTCCTCTCTATAATAATAGGATCATTTGATAGAAAAGCAGACAAGTTATTATAGCTTAAGGTATTGGGGTTTTTCTGCTCGACTCTTCAAGAATCAAAGAGTCACACTGGTTCCTGGCTCTCAATGATGATGAGACGTGATGCCTTATTAAGTCGTTAATGCTTGCTTTCCTATCAGAGATTGTACCCTGGCACTCCTCCACGCAAACAAGCTGATTCCTGTACTTCTTCTTGCATCGCGAAATGCGCTATAATGAAATCGATCGGTTAGAATTTTCAGGAAACAAACGGATATGCCAAAGAAATCTTCATCTTCCCCAAATCGCCCGGCTTCTAAAAAATCTTCCGCGAAGTCGCCCAGGGGAGGAGTCAAGACAACCACAGGATACCGGATAAAGGCATCATCTGAACCACGCTTCGCCTGGCTCAGGAAATTTGTCCAGACAGTTCTGCGGCGCCCTGCCAAGCAACAAGTTCCTCGGAGAACCTCCCCGATAAACAATAAAGGTGGTTCACCAAAAAAAGATGGGTTATCGCTAGACCAAAAACTGGATTTGTTGGGGGTGGTCTTTTTAGCAACAGGGGTTTTGGCATTGCTGAGCATGGTCTCAGTCTCTCAGGGTTGGCTGACAAATGTCTTGGTTGAGTTCTTATTGAACGCCTTTGGATGGGGTGCGGTTATTTTGCCGTTGGTGCTGATGGCCTTGGGAGCATGGCTGATTTTGCGCCGTTTTGAACGGGTTCCAACTCCAACGATCGAACGTCTGGTTGGGGTTTTTTCCCTTTTTCTAAACATTCTGGTCATCTTCCATTGGTTTGGAGTTATCTTTGGGGTGACCGAAGTTCAGCAAGACAGGGCAACCATTCTATTTGGGGGAAAGGTTGGGGCTGTTTTTTATAATTTATTAGAAAACGGTTTAGGCTTGATAGGGGCGACCATTGCTCTATTTTCCTGGACACTCATTTCGTTGATCTTTGCTTTCGACGTTCGTCTGGCGCAGGCGTTAAGCAGTCTGGCTCACCTTGGGACGCTAATCCTGGATTGGTGGGATGAGCGACAATCGCGAGAAAAAAATGGGGGACAGCGCCTGGCTGATGGCAACATCTCACCTGGTTCCTCTCTATCGTTATCCCCTACCCCGGTTTCATCCATTCACCCTGGTCAAAAGGTTGGTCAGAGCGATCCAGCAGTCGCGCTGCGAGGTACAAGAGATGGAAGCGAGCCTACGGTGAATTGGCAGTTGCCCAGTCTGCCCGAAATGTTAGACACCGGTGGTACCATCCCCAACTCAGACGAGATCGACCAACATCGTGCCCGAGTGATTGAAGAAACGCTCAATTCCTTTGGCGCACCCGCTCATGTTGTGGAGATTAATCGTGGTCCGGTGATTACTCAGTTTGGCGTGGAGCCTGATTTTATCGAAACCCGCAGCGGTAGGATGCGTGTCCGTGTGGGCAAGATTGCGGCTTTAGCCGACGATCTGGCACTGGCACTATCCGCCCGCAGTGTCCGCATCCAGGCCCCCGTACCAGGTAAAGGCTACGTCGGGATTGAAGTCCCCAACGAACAACCAGCTCTGGTGCACTTAAGAGATGTGATCGAGAGCGAGGCTTTTCAACGCTTGCGCTCGCCGTTGCGCTTTGCCTTGGGGCAGGATGTCAGTGGGCGGGCAGTGGCAATTGACCTGGCAGCGATGCCGCATCTGCTCATTGCCGGCACTACTGGCTCGGGCAAATCGGTGTGCGTGAATGCACTGATTACCTGTCTGTTATTGCATAACACGCCTGCCCAGTTACGCCTGATTATGGTTGATCCAAAACGGGTGGAACTTTCTAACTATAATGGTATTCCTCATTTGTTGACGCCAGTTGTGGTCGAATTGGAGCGAGTAACTGGCGTATTGCAATGGGTGACGCGGGAAATGGAAGGTCGTTACCAGAAATTAGCCAACGCCGGATGTCGAAACATTGCTGAATACAACGTAAAAGCGGCGCGAGGGGAAAATACTCTCCCCTATCTGGTGGTGATTATTGACGAATTGGCTGACCTGATGATGCTTGCCCCCGAAGAAACCGAACGTTCTCTCACCCGCCTTGCCCAACTGGCACGCGCAACCGGTATTCATCTGGTGATCGCCACTCAGCGTCCTTCGGTGGATGTGGTGACCGGCTTAATCAAGGCAAATTTTCCAGCCCGCATTGCCTTTGCGGTTGCCTCGGGTATTGATAGTCGCGTGATCCTCGATCAACCTGGAGCTGAGAGATTACTCGGTCGCGGCGATATGCTCTTTCAGGCTCCGGATGCAGCTGCGCCCATTCGCCTGCAAGGTGCTTTTGTCTCCGATGGGGAAATTCAGCGTCTGGTCGAATTTTGGCAAGCTCAAAATCAGGGTGCTGGCAGCAGGATCAGCGCTGAAATTGTTGCCTCTCTTCCCAGTGGTGTTCCGTTGAAGCAGATGCCGCTATGGGATGATCAGATTGCTGAGGAGAGTCAGGATCCGTTATTCCTTGAAGCGGTAGATATTGCCAGACGACAAGGGCGAGCGTCAATTTCCATGCTTCAACGGCGATTGCGCATCGGTTATACGCGAGCAGCGCGCCTGATCGAAGCGATGGAGGAAAAAGGAATTGTCGGTCCACCAATGCCTGGTACGGGGACGCGGGAGGTGTTAGATTACGGCGAGGCAGCCCCACCGGCAGGGGAAGAGTAAAGCCCTCACCCCCGACCCCTCTCCCGAAGGGCGAGGGGAAATGCCCTCACCCCCGACCCCTCTCCCATGGGGAGAGGGGAGTTTGATCCCCTTCTCCTTTAGGGAGAAGGGTTGAGGATGAGGGATAAAGGCAAAAGGTATCAGGGTGCCTGAGCAGCGCGAGGGGAGAAACCCTAACTATCTACACTCTTTCCTGAAGGGCAGGGTCAGAGGCGGTTAACTCACGCAATTTTCTTAACAGGTTATTGCGAATTTCTTGTACTTCGGGGGAAGCCATCTGAGAGAGACGGTCCAATGCGGCAAGATATTGGGCGCGGGCAGCTTTTACTTCGCCGCGAATTTGATAGAGGTCGCCCAGACCGAGATGAACCTGTAAGGCTTGTTGGTGCGCAGACTCTACACCGGGTAGAAGGGTCAGGGCGTGTTCATAATGCTTTTGAGCCTGTTCGTAGAGTGAGCCGGTCATGGCTTTCTGAGCGGCTAAGATCAGGTAATGCAGGGCTTTTTCTGGCTGATTGCCCCAAGAGAAATGGCGAGCGAGAAGTTCGATAACTTCATTCAACCGGCCGCTGTAGTGACTTTCGATGGCGGTGCCAACCAGCGTGTGCAGGCGGCTGCGCTCTTTTTTGAGCAGGGTGTTGTAAACTGCTTCAGAGATGAGCAGATGTCGGAAAGCAAACTCCCCCTGGGGGTGATCGGGAGTAGCGACGATGAATTCGCGCTCGATCAATTCCTGGAGAGTTTTCTGGAGGTCCTCCTCGTGAACTGGCAGTATAGCTTCGAGAAGACCACGACTGAAATGATGCCCGATGATTGAGGCGTATTGCAACACAGTGCGTTGGAAAGCGGTTAATTGATCAAAGCGAGCCTGAATTAAACCTTGTAAGGTGATTGGGACTCCCAGGGATTCTCCGTCAATCGAGCGGTGCGGCCGCAATCCAGAAGGAGAGTGTACGAGGGCGCCGGCATCCATTAGCATGCGTAAGATTTCTTCCAGATATAGAGGAATGCCGGCGGCATGTTCGAGAATGTTCTGGGTCAGTTTGGCAGGAAACTGTTGAATGTCTACCAGTTTTGCCAGCAATGTGTGACTTTCTTCATCTGTCAGACTATGCAATTCGATCCGTTCAACCATCTCAGAAGGGGTTGACGGTAAGGATTGGAAGAATTTCTGCAGGGGCGGGAAGTTTTCGCTGCGCGCTGCAGCCACAATCAGAAGCGGGGTCTGCTCAAGATCGGCGATGACGGTCTGTAAAATGCTCAATGAAACTTCATCTGCCCATTGCAGGTCCTCCAGTATCCAGATGCGAGGTTGATCAGCATGACAGGGATACAGGATAGAACGAATGGCTGTAAGCACCTGTTGACGGAACTGGTCCGCTTCCAGGTTTTGGATGAGCAACAGGTAGTTCGGGTCAGAGGTCGGTAAGGAGAAAAGATGCTCTAAATAGGGGACGAGGGATGTGGCTTGATCCGCAGCACAGGATTGCAAGGTTTGAGATAACTGGCGGCGGATTTCTGCTATGGTGCTTTTGGCGGAGATGCCGAGCTGATGACGCAGAAGATCGGTGAAAATCCAGTAAGGCACAGAACGGCGATAGGTGAGACTGTAACCTTCCAGATAAGGGATGTTTTCTTCGGTGAGCCGATTTTTGAATTCTTGTAAGAGGCGGCTTTTACCGATGCCCACCTCGCCGCAGATCAGAATAAACTTTCCTTGAGCGGAGCTTTGAATCTGGTGGGCTGCCTGCAGGAGATGGTTAAGTTCCAATTGGCGACCGATCAAGGGAGCATGTAAGCCTTCGCCGGTGCGAGTGCTCCCCGTTAAGGGCTTAATGCCGATCAGGCGATAGCATGGGACTGGATGGTCAAAGCCTTTCAACGTGGCATCAGGTAATTGCTCGTAGTCGAAGATGGCTCGGGTCTGATGGACAACTTCTGCGCTGGTAAAAATACTGCCGGGATCAGCAATTTCTTGTAAACGATAGGCAAGGTTGACGGTTTCGCCGATCGCCGTGTAATCCATAACGATGTTTGAACCAATTTCGCCTACAATAACCGGACCGCAATGTAAGCCGATGCGCAGATTGAGATCGAGGTTCAGATTCTGTTGAACATGCTGGCGCCACATCAGAAAGTTGGCTTGCATATCGAGTGCAGCGCGAATCGCTCGCTCGGTGTTGTTTTCGTAGCTGACCGGCGCTCCAAACAAAGCCATGATGCCATCGCCGGTCATCTTATCAATGATTCCTTCGTACTTATAGACTTCGCGGCTGAGCAGATCGGTGTACTGCTGAACAAGTTCGTATAACGCTTCGCTATCCAGGCGGTTGGCAGCGACCGTATATCCTTCCAGATCGGCAAAAAGCACCGTCACATGGCGGATCTGGCTGCGTTGGTGGGTGTCCAGATAAAGCGGGGGATCGCTCAAGCGCGCCCCACAGTAGCCGCAATAGCGCATCCCATCGGGAAGTTCGGCTTGACAATGCTTGCAAATCAGGGTCATCTCCCTTATCTTACTATGAAAATGGTCAAATAGACTTGACACTTTTGTTGGGCGTTCGTATAATTCAGTTTCGCCCTGAGCAATTGGCTTGGGGAAAAATCTTGTATTCCCAACTTCCCCATCGTTGAGCGGAGACGTCCCTCAGGCGTGGAGCGCGCAACGGGTGGAGAAGTGAAGATTGGAGAGAACGATGAAATTTGCAATTGTGGAAGATGGCGGGAAGCAATACAAGGCATTGGTTGGCGAGACCATTGAGGTGGATTACTTCCCCGCCGAAGTTGGCGAACAAGTGGATTTAGAACGGGTTTTACTCGTCGCCGAAGATGGTCAGGTAGTGGTTGGCAAACCGCTGGTGGCAGGCGCAAAAGTACAGGCGACGGTTGAAGCCCAGGTAAAGGGCAAAAAGATCGTCGTCTTCAAGTACAAACCCAAAAAACGTTATCGGGTCAAAGCCGGGCACCGGCAACGCTACACCCGCCTGCGCATTGATGAAATTGTAACCGGATAGGAAGGTAGCTATGGCACACAAGAAAGGTGGCGGCTCCAGCCGCAATGGACGAGATAGTCATGCCCAGCGATTGGGTGTGAAGGTTTTTGGCGGTCAGAAGGTTCTGGCGGGCAATATTTTGGTACGTCAGCGCGGCACGCATATCAAACCGGGTAGAAATGTTGGCCTGGGCAAGGATGATACGCTGTTTGCGACTGCAGAAGGCGTGGTGGTGTATGAAACCATTCGCGGTAACCGCAAACGGGTTAGTGTGATTCCCCTTGCAGAAACTGCCTGAACTTTGCCCGGAGATAAGGATTAAAGGTTATGAAGAAAAATATTCATCCGACATACTATCCCGATGCCCAGGTGATCTGCGCCTGTGGCAACACCTGGACAACCGGTTCGACCAAAAAGGTAATTCATACCGACCTGTGCTC
Coding sequences within it:
- a CDS encoding LSU ribosomal protein L21p, which produces MKFAIVEDGGKQYKALVGETIEVDYFPAEVGEQVDLERVLLVAEDGQVVVGKPLVAGAKVQATVEAQVKGKKIVVFKYKPKKRYRVKAGHRQRYTRLRIDEIVTG
- a CDS encoding Cell division protein FtsK produces the protein MVFLATGVLALLSMVSVSQGWLTNVLVEFLLNAFGWGAVILPLVLMALGAWLILRRFERVPTPTIERLVGVFSLFLNILVIFHWFGVIFGVTEVQQDRATILFGGKVGAVFYNLLENGLGLIGATIALFSWTLISLIFAFDVRLAQALSSLAHLGTLILDWWDERQSREKNGGQRLADGNISPGSSLSLSPTPVSSIHPGQKVGQSDPAVALRGTRDGSEPTVNWQLPSLPEMLDTGGTIPNSDEIDQHRARVIEETLNSFGAPAHVVEINRGPVITQFGVEPDFIETRSGRMRVRVGKIAALADDLALALSARSVRIQAPVPGKGYVGIEVPNEQPALVHLRDVIESEAFQRLRSPLRFALGQDVSGRAVAIDLAAMPHLLIAGTTGSGKSVCVNALITCLLLHNTPAQLRLIMVDPKRVELSNYNGIPHLLTPVVVELERVTGVLQWVTREMEGRYQKLANAGCRNIAEYNVKAARGENTLPYLVVIIDELADLMMLAPEETERSLTRLAQLARATGIHLVIATQRPSVDVVTGLIKANFPARIAFAVASGIDSRVILDQPGAERLLGRGDMLFQAPDAAAPIRLQGAFVSDGEIQRLVEFWQAQNQGAGSRISAEIVASLPSGVPLKQMPLWDDQIAEESQDPLFLEAVDIARRQGRASISMLQRRLRIGYTRAARLIEAMEEKGIVGPPMPGTGTREVLDYGEAAPPAGEE
- a CDS encoding Adenylate cyclase, with the translated sequence MTLICKHCQAELPDGMRYCGYCGARLSDPPLYLDTHQRSQIRHVTVLFADLEGYTVAANRLDSEALYELVQQYTDLLSREVYKYEGIIDKMTGDGIMALFGAPVSYENNTERAIRAALDMQANFLMWRQHVQQNLNLDLNLRIGLHCGPVIVGEIGSNIVMDYTAIGETVNLAYRLQEIADPGSIFTSAEVVHQTRAIFDYEQLPDATLKGFDHPVPCYRLIGIKPLTGSTRTGEGLHAPLIGRQLELNHLLQAAHQIQSSAQGKFILICGEVGIGKSRLLQEFKNRLTEENIPYLEGYSLTYRRSVPYWIFTDLLRHQLGISAKSTIAEIRRQLSQTLQSCAADQATSLVPYLEHLFSLPTSDPNYLLLIQNLEADQFRQQVLTAIRSILYPCHADQPRIWILEDLQWADEVSLSILQTVIADLEQTPLLIVAAARSENFPPLQKFFQSLPSTPSEMVERIELHSLTDEESHTLLAKLVDIQQFPAKLTQNILEHAAGIPLYLEEILRMLMDAGALVHSPSGLRPHRSIDGESLGVPITLQGLIQARFDQLTAFQRTVLQYASIIGHHFSRGLLEAILPVHEEDLQKTLQELIEREFIVATPDHPQGEFAFRHLLISEAVYNTLLKKERSRLHTLVGTAIESHYSGRLNEVIELLARHFSWGNQPEKALHYLILAAQKAMTGSLYEQAQKHYEHALTLLPGVESAHQQALQVHLGLGDLYQIRGEVKAARAQYLAALDRLSQMASPEVQEIRNNLLRKLRELTASDPALQERV
- a CDS encoding Sulfite oxidase, which produces MFDSIFRRRAEEENYASQGRLPPGQSLTQKFPVLHYGPVPTFNPATWDFRVWGEVEQPVTWTWEEFNQLPRTQVVMDIHCVTRWSKFDTRWEGVSVRTLVEQGLIRLKPSARFVIQHAEYGFTANLPLEVVLQDNFLLATHYNGEPLTPDHGYPVRGVIGYIVGRDDLKVPYFWKGAKWLRGLEFTAYDRLGFWEQAGYHNEADVWKEQRFG
- a CDS encoding LSU ribosomal protein L27p gives rise to the protein MAHKKGGGSSRNGRDSHAQRLGVKVFGGQKVLAGNILVRQRGTHIKPGRNVGLGKDDTLFATAEGVVVYETIRGNRKRVSVIPLAETA
- a CDS encoding SAM dependent methyltransferase codes for the protein MMILKAQAVNYQILTATGWQEYTLLDSGNGLRLEQYGPFRLIRPAAQAMWRPALSESAWQAAEAIFQPGGGESGGQWHYPKTPLPESWQMSYRELKFQVFTGASRHVGVFVEQSPQWDWVCETIQSAGQPLQVLNLFAYSGLATLTAAVAGAKVTHVDASKKIVQIARENQVLSGLADRPIRWIVDDAIKFLKREIRRGVRYDGIILDPPKFGRGPKGEVWEFFDLLPNLLELCRQALSPQPRFFVLTAYAVQASALSLYYAVQDHLSFRKGELSCGELTLMEKSAARLLPMAIFVRWRR
- a CDS encoding putative sugar transport protein, which produces MKSRSFPISVRRLAFFTLCRILLNTLYRMVYPFLGIFRTALGVSLEQMSLILTTRAVLGALAPLFASIGDSRGRKTGMILGMALCTVGTSVVLIRPSFTAFSLALLLTMLGKYIFDPSLLAHIGDKVAYASRGRVMALMELGWSLSFLIGVPVVGLLIARVGWQAPFGAFTVLGLLISIGLFLYVPGEASIPGKIPGEKHNFLAVLSSSLALHGLAIGLSISAANEVINLVFGVWLEDAFQLKIAALGATTAVIGISELIGEFLVAGFVDKLGKPQTVSLGILLNIFAAIGLTQGHGSTVAAVLGLFFFYITFEFTLVSSIPLMSEILPEKRATMLSSTGASHSLGRALGALFAAPLYRVGIFTNLGVAILFNLLALIALWTLTRRKSL
- a CDS encoding metal-dependent hydrolase, with amino-acid sequence MTTITWLGHASLAIKSGTYHILVDPFISGNPVAPVKEAELKADFILVSHGHGDHVGDTVSIAKRNNALVISNFEIANWLGNQGVRTHPQHIGGGFNHPFGYLKLTQALHGSALPDGSYGGNPAGFLLTTLEGKKLYLACDTGLFGDMRLIGEEGIDLAVLPIGDNFTMGPADALRAVKLIQPKQVIPIHYNTWDLIAQDVQDWKKRVESETSTQVHVLSPGQSLQLE